From Streptosporangiales bacterium, the proteins below share one genomic window:
- a CDS encoding ADP-ribosylglycohydrolase family protein: protein MRLTWVQPEDLLPHELAQSRVEGKDVDDVAARWVAAGGSVDVVAGGASAADGTGDLRAPARTLLDELDALPASAEHRRDEPDDLAAIEALWSGAPALPEPDLDALRGRLRGAWLGRAAGCLLGKPVEKIPREGIREILRSTGRWPLAGYFTAVGLPAAVAERWPWNRRSRTTSLAENIDGMPEDDDLNYAMLALQVVEEHGSSFTTEDVAQAWLDGLPAGRVFTAERIAYRNLLDGLVPPRTAVVRNPFRHWIGAQIRTDVYGWVCPGRPHEAARLAWRDARLSHTGSGTYGAMFVAAASAAAVVTDDVGAVLAHGLAVVPPDSALAVAVRRGMALAAAGTGVEDALDTLHTEFGHLHWVHAVNNAALVAYALAASDGDFVPAVCAAVTGGWDTDSDGATVGALAGAMRGVPESWTRPLHDRVASSLPGFDGVALTSLADRTFALAEGGRASC from the coding sequence ATGCGCCTGACCTGGGTGCAGCCGGAGGACCTGCTGCCGCACGAGCTCGCGCAGAGCAGGGTCGAAGGCAAGGACGTCGACGACGTCGCCGCGCGGTGGGTCGCCGCCGGCGGGTCGGTCGACGTCGTCGCCGGTGGTGCGTCTGCGGCCGACGGCACGGGCGACCTGCGCGCACCGGCCCGCACGCTGCTCGACGAGCTGGACGCTCTCCCGGCGTCGGCAGAGCACCGGCGCGACGAGCCAGACGACCTCGCCGCGATCGAAGCACTCTGGTCCGGCGCACCCGCGCTACCGGAGCCCGACCTCGACGCCCTCCGTGGACGGCTGCGCGGTGCCTGGCTCGGCCGCGCCGCAGGCTGCCTGCTCGGCAAGCCGGTGGAGAAGATCCCGCGCGAGGGCATCAGGGAGATCCTGCGGTCGACGGGCCGTTGGCCGCTCGCCGGGTACTTCACGGCGGTCGGGTTGCCCGCCGCCGTCGCCGAGCGATGGCCGTGGAACAGGCGCAGCCGCACGACGAGCCTCGCCGAGAACATCGACGGCATGCCGGAGGACGACGACCTCAACTACGCCATGCTCGCGCTGCAGGTCGTCGAGGAGCACGGCTCGTCGTTCACCACCGAGGACGTCGCGCAGGCGTGGCTCGACGGCCTGCCTGCAGGCCGGGTGTTCACCGCCGAGCGGATCGCGTACCGCAACCTTCTCGACGGCCTCGTGCCGCCGCGTACCGCCGTCGTGCGCAACCCGTTCCGGCACTGGATCGGCGCGCAGATCCGTACCGACGTGTACGGCTGGGTGTGCCCAGGACGCCCGCACGAAGCCGCGCGGCTGGCCTGGCGCGACGCGCGGCTGAGCCACACCGGCAGCGGGACGTACGGCGCGATGTTCGTCGCCGCGGCGAGCGCCGCGGCGGTCGTGACCGACGACGTCGGTGCCGTCCTCGCGCACGGGCTCGCCGTCGTCCCGCCCGACAGTGCGCTCGCCGTAGCGGTACGGCGCGGCATGGCGCTCGCCGCCGCGGGCACCGGCGTCGAGGACGCGCTCGACACGTTGCACACCGAGTTCGGTCACCTGCACTGGGTGCACGCCGTCAACAACGCCGCGCTCGTCGCGTACGCGCTCGCCGCGAGCGACGGCGACTTCGTGCCGGCGGTGTGCGCCGCCGTCACGGGCGGCTGGGACACCGACTCCGACGGCGCGACCGTCGGCGCACTCGCGGGCGCGATGCGCGGTGTCCCGGAGTCGTGGACGCGTCCGCTGCACGACCGCGTCGCGTCGAGCCTGCCGGGCTTCGACGGCGTGGCGCTGACGTCGCTCGCCGACCGTACGTTCGCACTCGCCGAGGGAGGACGAGCGTCGTGCTGA
- a CDS encoding ADP-ribosylglycohydrolase family protein → MRRATDVGDGELERRAIGCVAGAAVGDALGGATEGWTPEQIQERYGGWVTGIVPPFNPDWRHARPIAPYHKGDGHVTDDTLMTLTLADVYAEKRDHLDAYDIAERFVPRLIDGKVWIPELEAEALPLHRIFLAEKWLVLRLHYGHNDPREAGVGNIVNCGAAMYMAPVGVVNAADPERAYAEAIEITGPHQSSYGREAAGVFAAAVATAMAPGADVASVRETCLALAKDGTRAAVDAVLDAAGAHTHWADAQRDLRAAMAPYDTVGDDYRNQGLGARRPSRLHAIEELPLALAMLTIAGGDYRETLLGAINYGRDADSIATMGGALAGALGGVDVIPVDWLHDVEEASRVDLRGPGIRLADVAVEVLRRDEAAHARRTAAMRTLAGDEGGAG, encoded by the coding sequence GTGCGGCGGGCGACTGACGTGGGGGACGGTGAGCTGGAGCGCAGGGCCATCGGGTGCGTCGCCGGTGCGGCGGTCGGCGACGCACTCGGGGGTGCCACCGAGGGGTGGACGCCCGAGCAGATCCAGGAGCGTTACGGCGGCTGGGTGACGGGCATCGTCCCGCCGTTCAACCCCGACTGGCGGCACGCGCGGCCGATCGCGCCGTACCACAAGGGCGACGGGCACGTCACCGACGACACGTTGATGACGCTCACCCTCGCCGACGTCTACGCCGAGAAGCGCGACCACCTCGACGCGTACGACATCGCCGAGCGGTTCGTGCCCCGGCTCATCGACGGCAAGGTCTGGATCCCCGAGCTCGAGGCGGAGGCGCTGCCGCTGCACCGCATCTTCCTCGCGGAGAAGTGGCTGGTCCTCCGGCTGCACTACGGGCACAACGATCCGCGTGAGGCCGGTGTCGGCAACATCGTCAACTGCGGCGCGGCGATGTACATGGCACCGGTGGGTGTGGTCAACGCCGCGGACCCCGAGCGCGCGTACGCCGAGGCGATCGAGATCACCGGACCGCACCAGTCCAGCTACGGACGCGAGGCGGCGGGCGTGTTCGCGGCCGCGGTCGCGACCGCGATGGCGCCGGGTGCGGACGTCGCGTCGGTGCGGGAGACCTGCCTCGCGCTCGCGAAGGACGGCACGCGGGCGGCCGTCGATGCGGTGCTCGACGCGGCGGGTGCGCACACGCACTGGGCCGACGCGCAGCGCGACCTGCGTGCCGCGATGGCGCCGTACGACACGGTCGGCGACGACTACCGCAACCAGGGTCTCGGTGCGCGCAGGCCGAGCCGGCTGCACGCGATCGAGGAGCTGCCGCTCGCGCTCGCGATGCTGACCATCGCCGGAGGCGACTACCGCGAGACGTTGCTGGGGGCGATCAACTACGGCAGGGACGCCGACTCGATCGCGACGATGGGCGGCGCGCTCGCCGGCGCGCTCGGCGGCGTCGACGTCATCCCGGTGGACTGGCTGCACGACGTCGAGGAGGCGAGCCGGGTCGACCTGCGGGGACCCGGCATCAGGCTCGCCGACGTCGCGGTCGAGGTGCTGCGCAGGGACGAGGCGGCGCACGCGCGCAGGACCGCCGCGATGCGGACGCTCGCCGGCGACGAGGGTGGGGCCGGCTGA
- a CDS encoding extracellular solute-binding protein, which translates to MRRAIAAAAVVLLAATACGSGGDSGVTTLKFYSVAFQKQNVQAYKDLVAQWNKDNPKVQVELVQGNWDAAPDYLLTSFQGGDAPDIVYYEAQGLKKFSDAGFLMDLTESIPKEMKDDVIPAAWESVKEKDGGTYGIPFSWETQLLMANKKLLDDANVEIPTSDDPWTWEDMRAASKKLTKDTNKDGTPDRYGVAWSLKQATNAMLTYSMNYDGRYFYPDGDHSKVQVGPAEESAPKQVHDMIWNDKTAPSNSASMGADDVLPGFFGGKYAMISKGVWFRGSLKDSAPKDFEWVALPPLEGDTQSQASAPQTMSIAQESEHPEEAMEFLSWLLNTENMGTLAYSDWMIPTRKTSSELPEFNKAEDGWQTAVDSGKVRVQAPYLRVNGFEEWKTKAANPAFQQYFANKITAAELKQRLAGEGNKILQRAAGD; encoded by the coding sequence ATGCGCCGTGCGATCGCCGCGGCCGCGGTCGTCCTGCTGGCTGCCACCGCGTGTGGCTCCGGCGGCGACTCGGGAGTCACCACGCTGAAGTTCTACAGCGTGGCGTTCCAGAAGCAGAACGTGCAGGCGTACAAGGACCTCGTGGCCCAGTGGAACAAGGACAACCCCAAGGTCCAGGTCGAGCTGGTGCAGGGGAACTGGGACGCCGCGCCTGACTACCTGCTCACGTCGTTCCAGGGCGGTGACGCGCCCGACATCGTCTACTACGAGGCGCAGGGGCTGAAGAAGTTCTCCGACGCGGGCTTCCTGATGGACCTCACCGAGTCGATCCCGAAGGAGATGAAGGACGACGTCATCCCCGCTGCCTGGGAGTCGGTGAAGGAGAAGGACGGCGGCACGTACGGCATCCCGTTCTCCTGGGAGACCCAGCTGCTGATGGCGAACAAGAAGCTGCTCGACGACGCGAACGTCGAGATCCCGACGTCGGACGACCCGTGGACGTGGGAGGACATGCGCGCCGCCTCGAAGAAGCTGACCAAGGACACGAACAAGGACGGCACGCCCGACAGGTACGGCGTCGCCTGGTCGCTGAAGCAGGCCACCAACGCGATGCTCACGTACTCGATGAACTACGACGGCAGGTACTTCTATCCCGACGGTGACCACTCGAAGGTGCAGGTCGGTCCCGCGGAGGAGTCGGCGCCCAAGCAGGTGCACGACATGATCTGGAACGACAAGACCGCGCCGAGCAACTCGGCGAGCATGGGCGCGGACGACGTGCTGCCCGGCTTCTTCGGGGGCAAGTACGCCATGATCTCCAAGGGCGTGTGGTTCCGCGGGTCGCTGAAGGACTCCGCGCCGAAGGACTTCGAGTGGGTGGCCCTGCCGCCGCTCGAGGGCGACACACAGAGCCAGGCGAGCGCGCCGCAGACGATGTCGATCGCCCAGGAGTCCGAGCACCCCGAGGAGGCGATGGAGTTCCTCAGCTGGCTGCTGAACACCGAGAACATGGGCACGCTCGCGTACTCGGACTGGATGATCCCGACGCGGAAGACGTCGAGCGAGCTGCCGGAGTTCAACAAGGCGGAGGACGGCTGGCAGACCGCCGTCGACTCCGGCAAGGTCCGGGTGCAGGCGCCGTACCTGCGGGTCAACGGCTTCGAGGAGTGGAAGACCAAGGCCGCCAACCCGGCGTTCCAGCAGTACTTCGCGAACAAGATCACCGCGGCCGAGCTGAAGCAACGACTGGCGGGCGAGGGCAACAAGATCCTCCAGCGTGCGGCGGGCGACTGA
- a CDS encoding ABC transporter permease subunit produces MNARRPWWASGLMYLALAAYMVYLAFPLVWMLSTSFKPAPEISSLVPRLFPADPTLANYVSAFEQQNIARSALNSLQISIITAVVSVLIALPAAYAIARIRSRLNKVVIGWVLLSQMFPLILILIPLFLMLRYIQLSDTHLGLILVYVVWSLPFSLWMLQGHIRAIPVEVEEAAAVDGASRLRILKDVIAPLLMPGLVATVMFAFIQAWNEFFFALAVLKSPELATLSITLAKFTGVDGTAQWGPLAASCFLATLPSLALFAVIQRRLTSGLLSGAVKS; encoded by the coding sequence ATGAACGCCCGGCGACCGTGGTGGGCGAGCGGCCTCATGTACCTGGCGCTGGCCGCGTACATGGTCTATCTCGCGTTCCCGCTGGTGTGGATGCTGTCGACGTCGTTCAAGCCGGCGCCGGAGATCTCCTCGCTGGTGCCCAGGCTCTTCCCCGCCGACCCGACGCTCGCCAACTACGTCAGCGCGTTCGAGCAGCAGAACATCGCGCGCAGTGCGCTGAACAGCCTGCAGATCTCGATCATCACCGCGGTCGTGAGCGTCCTGATCGCGCTGCCCGCCGCGTACGCCATCGCGCGGATCAGGTCGCGGCTGAACAAGGTCGTGATCGGGTGGGTGCTGCTGTCGCAGATGTTCCCGCTGATCCTGATCCTCATCCCGCTGTTCCTGATGCTGCGCTACATCCAGCTGAGCGACACGCATCTGGGGCTCATCCTCGTGTACGTCGTCTGGAGCCTGCCGTTCTCGCTGTGGATGCTGCAGGGGCACATCAGAGCGATCCCCGTCGAGGTCGAGGAGGCCGCCGCGGTCGACGGCGCCAGCCGGCTGCGCATCCTCAAGGACGTCATCGCGCCACTGCTGATGCCCGGACTCGTCGCGACCGTCATGTTCGCGTTCATCCAGGCGTGGAACGAGTTCTTCTTCGCGCTGGCGGTGCTGAAGAGCCCGGAGCTCGCCACGCTGTCGATCACGCTCGCCAAGTTCACCGGGGTCGACGGCACCGCACAGTGGGGACCGCTCGCGGCGAGCTGCTTCCTCGCGACGCTGCCCAGCCTGGCGCTGTTCGCCGTCATCCAACGCCGACTCACCTCGGGACTGCTCAGCGGTGCCGTGAAGAGCTGA
- a CDS encoding ABC transporter permease subunit: MTTMLPARPRPKARRPGSDAKPGQGSAQGLALLGPALVPVVVFSVLPLLVGVYLAFTDAKFGLKLPTFTGVENVVRLVGDAQFWSSFGIGLVWAFATTAGQYLLGLGLALLLNQRIRGRWLVRTLTLVPWAMPPVIVAQTWKLVYHPDSGVLNYLLRVTGIAPNGIDWLGDFAWALPSVIMVGIWAGMPQTTVVLLAGLQGIPSELHEAAAIDGASAWRRFRAVTMPLLRPVTVVIVSLNFIWNFNSFGLVYVLTAGGPGTSTSLPLLYAYEEAFSYGHFGYASMLGLAMVAVIAVLLAVYLRARREESR, encoded by the coding sequence ATGACGACGATGCTGCCGGCGCGTCCGCGGCCGAAGGCCCGCAGGCCGGGGAGCGACGCGAAGCCGGGGCAGGGCTCGGCGCAGGGCCTCGCCCTGCTCGGTCCCGCCCTCGTGCCCGTCGTGGTGTTCTCGGTGCTGCCGCTGTTGGTCGGGGTGTACCTCGCGTTCACCGACGCGAAGTTCGGGCTGAAGCTGCCGACGTTCACCGGCGTCGAGAACGTCGTGCGGCTCGTCGGTGACGCGCAGTTCTGGAGCTCGTTCGGCATCGGCCTGGTGTGGGCGTTCGCGACGACCGCCGGCCAGTACCTACTGGGCCTCGGCCTCGCGCTGCTGCTCAACCAGCGCATCAGGGGACGCTGGCTGGTGCGCACGCTCACCCTCGTTCCCTGGGCGATGCCGCCGGTGATCGTGGCGCAGACCTGGAAGCTCGTCTACCACCCCGACTCCGGCGTGCTCAACTACCTGCTCCGGGTGACCGGCATCGCGCCGAACGGGATCGACTGGCTCGGCGACTTCGCGTGGGCGCTGCCGTCGGTGATCATGGTCGGCATCTGGGCGGGCATGCCGCAGACGACCGTCGTGCTGCTGGCCGGGCTGCAGGGCATCCCGAGCGAGCTGCACGAGGCCGCGGCGATCGACGGGGCCTCCGCCTGGCGCAGGTTCCGTGCGGTCACCATGCCGCTGCTCCGGCCGGTGACCGTGGTCATCGTCTCGTTGAACTTCATCTGGAACTTCAACTCGTTCGGCCTGGTCTACGTGCTCACCGCCGGAGGGCCGGGCACGTCGACGAGCCTGCCGCTGCTGTACGCGTACGAGGAGGCGTTCAGCTACGGGCACTTCGGCTACGCCTCGATGCTCGGACTCGCGATGGTGGCGGTGATCGCGGTGCTGCTCGCCGTCTACCTGCGGGCGCGGCGGGAGGAGTCGCGATGA
- a CDS encoding LacI family DNA-binding transcriptional regulator yields MASGRPTVSLVAERAGVSIASVSRVLNGLPASPQMAERVRQVAEELGYAPDAAARSLKMRRTDQLALAVDDIGNPVYVEMMRAIEAVVGPLGIRLVVSSTRSDPDGAVGVLRSLARGYADGLILSPLRMTDELAGELSRCRMPVVVVGKLPASLEVDNVRTDSARGIGMAVDHLLETGRRSIAFVNGPVDAVPGTARARGFANALARHGVEIADDLRIEADDFTSAAGIEAGRELFARASPEAVVCANDLLAVGVMRAAATAGLRVPDEVAVAGMDDIDLAALYSPSLTSVSLRSGERGGRAARLLLDRLDDPVLPCRRATVGPRLVVRESTAGRAEVRA; encoded by the coding sequence TTGGCGTCAGGTCGGCCGACGGTGTCGCTCGTGGCGGAGCGCGCGGGGGTCTCCATCGCGTCGGTGTCGCGGGTGCTCAACGGCCTGCCGGCGAGTCCGCAGATGGCCGAGCGGGTGCGTCAGGTGGCCGAGGAGCTCGGCTACGCGCCCGACGCGGCCGCGCGGTCGCTGAAGATGCGCCGCACCGACCAGCTCGCGCTGGCGGTCGACGACATCGGCAACCCGGTCTACGTCGAGATGATGCGGGCGATCGAGGCCGTGGTCGGGCCGCTCGGCATCCGCCTGGTCGTGTCGTCGACCCGGTCCGACCCCGACGGCGCCGTCGGGGTGCTGCGCAGCCTCGCCCGCGGGTACGCCGACGGCCTCATCCTCTCCCCGCTGCGGATGACCGACGAGCTCGCCGGCGAACTGTCCCGCTGCCGCATGCCGGTCGTCGTCGTCGGCAAGCTGCCGGCGTCGCTGGAGGTCGACAACGTCCGCACCGACTCCGCGCGGGGCATCGGCATGGCCGTCGACCACCTCCTCGAGACCGGTCGCCGGTCGATCGCGTTCGTCAACGGCCCCGTCGACGCGGTGCCGGGCACGGCGCGTGCGCGCGGCTTCGCCAACGCGCTGGCGCGGCACGGTGTCGAGATCGCCGACGACCTGCGCATCGAGGCCGACGACTTCACGTCCGCCGCCGGGATCGAGGCGGGGCGAGAGCTGTTCGCCCGTGCCAGTCCGGAGGCCGTCGTGTGCGCCAACGACCTGCTCGCGGTGGGCGTGATGCGCGCCGCCGCGACCGCGGGCCTTCGGGTGCCCGACGAGGTGGCCGTGGCCGGGATGGACGACATCGACCTCGCGGCGCTCTACTCGCCGTCGCTCACCAGCGTCTCGCTGCGGTCGGGTGAACGCGGCGGCCGGGCGGCGCGGCTGCTGCTCGACCGCCTCGACGACCCCGTCCTGCCCTGCCGCCGCGCGACCGTCGGGCCGCGTCTCGTCGTGCGCGAGTCGACCGCGGGGCGAGCGGAGGTGCGCGCGTGA
- a CDS encoding TRAP transporter large permease subunit — translation MTIALLMVAVFVVLLVIGAPVYVSMGVAALVAFYFEAQAPSVITQTFATNINGSALTAIPFFLLMAAILSSGRGVNGLIDLLLAFVGHRRGGLALVAVLASAMLAAVSGSSPANAAALGLILVPKMTRLGYSPTFAAGLVAGGGTLGILIPPSINMIIYSSITTIPVLTLFRAGVLPGIVLTALLAAVSVGIARRRRYPVDERVPWSGRLLLLRKHGVVLLLPIFIYVVILLGIVTATESAMAGVIGALLIEGVYYRKLTWRKLVDACASTLRTSVIIFLIIATASMFSYVLTIEQVPQSITTSMGALVEVSPVLFIIVVSLLLVVLGDFLDVAAITYLVIPIVDAILIQHGLDRIQFAILFILNMELALVTPPVGINCFVLSNLTKLPVSQVTKGTLPFAACVVTTMLLVGIFPELTLNH, via the coding sequence ATGACGATCGCCCTCCTGATGGTCGCCGTCTTCGTGGTCCTGCTCGTGATCGGCGCACCCGTGTACGTGAGCATGGGAGTCGCGGCGTTGGTCGCCTTCTACTTCGAGGCGCAGGCGCCGAGCGTCATCACGCAGACGTTCGCCACGAACATCAACGGCTCGGCACTGACGGCCATCCCGTTCTTCCTCCTGATGGCCGCGATCCTCTCGTCGGGGCGTGGCGTCAACGGTCTGATCGACCTGTTGCTGGCGTTCGTCGGGCACCGTCGGGGTGGGCTCGCCCTGGTGGCCGTCCTCGCGAGCGCGATGTTGGCCGCCGTCAGCGGGTCGAGCCCGGCGAACGCTGCGGCGCTCGGGCTCATCCTCGTCCCGAAGATGACCAGGCTCGGATACTCGCCGACGTTCGCGGCCGGGTTGGTGGCGGGTGGCGGCACGCTCGGCATCCTCATCCCACCGAGCATCAACATGATCATCTACTCGTCCATCACCACCATCCCCGTGCTGACCCTGTTTCGTGCAGGCGTGCTGCCGGGGATCGTGCTGACCGCCCTCCTCGCGGCGGTATCGGTGGGCATCGCACGTCGCCGGAGATATCCCGTGGACGAGCGGGTGCCCTGGTCGGGTCGACTCCTGCTGCTCCGTAAGCACGGTGTGGTGCTGCTGCTGCCGATCTTCATCTACGTCGTCATCCTGCTCGGCATCGTCACGGCCACCGAGTCGGCGATGGCCGGAGTCATCGGCGCCCTGCTCATCGAGGGCGTCTACTACCGAAAGCTGACCTGGCGGAAGCTCGTCGACGCCTGCGCGAGCACACTGCGGACCTCGGTGATCATCTTCCTCATCATCGCGACGGCGTCGATGTTCTCGTACGTCCTGACGATCGAGCAGGTGCCGCAGTCGATCACCACGTCGATGGGCGCCCTGGTCGAGGTGTCGCCGGTCCTGTTCATCATCGTCGTGTCGTTGCTGCTGGTGGTGCTCGGTGACTTCCTCGACGTCGCCGCGATCACCTACCTGGTCATCCCCATCGTGGATGCGATCCTCATCCAGCACGGACTCGACCGCATCCAGTTCGCGATCCTGTTCATCCTCAACATGGAGCTCGCCCTCGTGACGCCGCCCGTCGGGATCAACTGCTTCGTGCTCAGCAATCTCACCAAGCTGCCGGTCTCGCAGGTGACGAAGGGAACCCTTCCGTTCGCCGCGTGTGTGGTCACCACGATGCTCCTCGTCGGGATCTTCCCCGAGCTGACGCTGAACCACTGA
- a CDS encoding TRAP transporter small permease subunit produces the protein MSAEQQGRRRTGRVIGVGVSVLRSVPSVVLLVAVLLTAGIALSRYLFGYTPAWSDTLVTTIALWAVLLVAATVTARGDHIHYEFLARRVPWLRRPIELLTDGLTICLGIALVVSGAGSIADLHASHAILPSGLPGWITTVVVPVAGVGLVLGSIVHLVRGGRSRTRPDLPPEVADALPPDLSEGKR, from the coding sequence ATGTCGGCCGAACAGCAGGGTCGCCGCAGGACGGGCCGTGTCATCGGCGTGGGGGTGAGTGTCCTGCGCTCGGTGCCGAGCGTGGTGCTGCTCGTCGCCGTTCTGCTCACCGCCGGCATCGCCTTGTCCCGTTACCTCTTCGGCTATACGCCCGCGTGGTCCGACACGCTGGTGACGACGATCGCCCTGTGGGCGGTCCTCCTGGTGGCGGCGACCGTGACCGCGCGCGGAGACCACATCCACTACGAGTTCCTCGCCCGTCGCGTGCCCTGGCTCAGGAGGCCGATCGAGCTGCTGACGGACGGGCTGACGATCTGCCTCGGGATCGCCCTGGTCGTCAGTGGCGCCGGCTCCATCGCGGACCTGCACGCGTCACATGCGATCCTGCCCTCCGGACTTCCCGGCTGGATCACCACGGTCGTGGTCCCGGTCGCCGGTGTCGGGCTCGTGCTCGGCAGCATCGTCCACCTCGTCCGCGGAGGACGATCGCGCACCCGCCCTGACCTGCCGCCCGAAGTGGCGGATGCGCTGCCACCCGACCTGTCGGAGGGCAAGCGATGA
- a CDS encoding acyl dehydratase, whose amino-acid sequence MTMTTATNTKITEDELARLRGRIGEVVTISERPYLTETSRDAISRWAYATGDRDPLYVDEQAAAKSPYGSIVVPPCLPYAFSRLSIGYRGGLPGVHSMFGGSHWRWFKPAPVGHRVSAETRFKDLVELDGRFAGRMFRQASVTEFRLDDEVEPFAQIEGWGMRVERGTAKEKGKYGGTALGSYTPDDIAAIAEEYRNEFVRADGVLHWDDVAVGETLPSTVRGPYTATTAVAFEQAWGGLFIHAHGYWFDYVRRHPAAGIPNTYGIPEPPEAVHWDSDLARSVGVPEAYDYGPERIAWISTMLTNWIGHHGFLEELYCEIRRFNLIGDLTRCHGEIEERMPPDADGRGRVRIRVWADNQRGETTAKGWAVARLPAR is encoded by the coding sequence ATGACGATGACGACAGCGACGAACACCAAGATCACCGAGGACGAGCTCGCGCGACTGCGCGGTCGGATCGGTGAGGTCGTCACCATCTCCGAACGCCCCTACCTCACCGAGACGAGTCGCGACGCGATCAGCCGGTGGGCATACGCCACCGGAGACCGTGACCCGCTGTACGTCGACGAGCAGGCGGCGGCGAAGAGCCCCTACGGCTCGATCGTCGTCCCACCGTGCCTGCCCTATGCGTTCAGCCGCCTGTCGATCGGCTACCGGGGTGGCCTGCCGGGTGTGCACTCCATGTTCGGCGGCTCGCACTGGCGATGGTTCAAGCCCGCGCCCGTGGGCCACCGGGTGTCCGCGGAGACCCGGTTCAAGGATCTCGTCGAGCTGGATGGTCGGTTCGCCGGGCGGATGTTCCGGCAGGCCAGCGTGACGGAGTTCCGGCTCGACGACGAGGTCGAGCCGTTCGCCCAGATCGAGGGCTGGGGCATGCGCGTGGAGCGTGGTACGGCCAAGGAGAAGGGGAAGTACGGCGGTACCGCGCTCGGCTCGTATACGCCGGACGACATCGCCGCGATCGCCGAGGAGTACCGCAACGAGTTCGTCCGCGCCGACGGCGTCCTCCACTGGGATGACGTGGCGGTCGGTGAGACCCTCCCGTCCACCGTGCGCGGTCCGTACACCGCGACCACGGCCGTGGCCTTCGAGCAGGCGTGGGGTGGTCTCTTCATCCATGCGCACGGGTACTGGTTCGACTACGTGCGCAGGCACCCTGCCGCGGGGATCCCCAACACGTACGGCATACCCGAACCGCCGGAAGCCGTGCACTGGGACTCCGACCTGGCGCGCAGCGTCGGTGTCCCCGAGGCGTACGACTACGGTCCCGAGCGCATCGCCTGGATCTCGACGATGCTGACGAACTGGATCGGGCACCACGGCTTCCTCGAGGAGCTCTACTGCGAGATCAGGCGGTTCAACCTGATCGGCGACCTGACGCGCTGCCACGGCGAGATCGAGGAACGCATGCCGCCGGACGCCGACGGCCGGGGTCGGGTGCGGATCCGTGTCTGGGCCGACAACCAGCGGGGGGAGACGACGGCGAAGGGCTGGGCAGTCGCCCGCCTCCCCGCGCGGTAG